The Trichoplusia ni isolate ovarian cell line Hi5 chromosome 20, tn1, whole genome shotgun sequence genome includes the window AGGTTTGAATTGTGTATAATTAAAGTAGGGTAATTCGAAGTCTCTCTTGATTAAATTAGATCTCAGGAGAGGGGCGAGGAGGGTATTGAAACCAGATTAACTCAATTTATGCCATGTAATGTGTTTAATAGTAAAAACTTTCGCTTTCTACAACTTTTGAAAGGGTTTGGGcgatgaatataaaacaaattaaattctctTAATTTATTCGGGAGCCATGATGCCACGGACAAAAAGACATCGTACGGGTGGTGCGGTGTATTGCCCGTGCGATATATAACTTGCTGGAATGAATATTTTCTgttctacttttatttataactttaaatatctaatattgGTTTTGTGTTGCCCCGTAGGTTTGGACGAACAAAGTAGTGTGGGAGGGCTGGGTGAAGTGCTGCCTGCGGCTGGCGCCTATGtcgggcgcgctgctggcgggGCTGGGGCggcgcgcgctggcggcggcgggcggcgtgcCCGGCCTGCTGGCGGCCCTGCGCGCGCACGtggccgcgctgccgccgcgcgccgccgcgcagcTGCCCGCGGACGTGCGCGCGCTCTGCCAGGTCAGTAGTGTGGGAGGGCTGGGTGAAGTGCTGCCTGCGGCTGGCGCCTATGtcgggcgcgctgctggcgggGCTGGGGCggcgcgcgctggcggcggcgggcggcgtgcCCGGCCTGCTGGCGGCCCTGCGCGCGCACGtggccgcgctgccgccgcgcgccgccgcgcagcTGCCCGCGGACGTGCGCGCGCTCTGCCAGGTCACTACACTcaacgcgacgtgtcgcttgTTCCATcctcgcgtagaacaagcaatacctgtgtctgggtgtctttgctcatgcgttttgaatgtttgtgaaactaccCTAAGCAGCGGTAGCCGTACAGCGTATCATTGTTTCAAGAATTGCAGACGCAAACCATATTTCTCGaagcagaaatattttttgagtaatCAAATTTAGCCAAAAATAGCTTaggtgaaaaatattttaagaaatcatCAAATCGACAAATTAATCCTTGCTACCTCAGCTAGCCACCACAATCAAGAGATTCGTATAAAAATCTTGGGCGCCTCATGAAAATGAACCGACTCACAGAAAGCTTTCTGATGGACCAAAGATCCTTGACTAGTACTATAAAATATGGTTACAACAATAACCTCTATACTTCCAGCAGGAGCCGGTAGCATTCAGTACTCCGCCCCCGACCGCGGCGGTCCCCCAGGCGGTCCCGCCCCCAGCCGCCCCCGTCCCGCCGCCCACAGCCGTCGAACCTTTACCGCCCGGAATGGAATAGTGGTCAAACAACCTTATGTGGTATATCATGGACCTATACCTTGCCGAACCCCGCGAAAACTGAGTGAAGACAGTGTGAAATTGAtaataatgtgtaataataatagatgTTATAATTTTCAGCATTTTTGGGTAAcgatattcataaaattgtatCGATCGTTtccatttataatttgtaatagtTTTGTGTCGACTTTGGATTGTTCAAATCTGTTTTCTCATAGAGTGGGGTCAATtgaaagagatacaaataataccagcttataATTCTCACGGTAGAGCAGGCCTCTTTCCATATTTTGAATTCAGACTACGAATAATTAACGAACGCCTTAATCAATTTGCCAGATTAAAGATACATTATATGTAAAttagaatatataattttgttacgtttaatattcaaatataaaccacaagcaataaaatgatttgaattACGAACGCTCATGTAAAAAGGTATTTACTATGTATATTTTACGACTAcggttttgaaaataaatgtagattttaaggttatatatttcatttttcactTGGCAACCCCgtttcaccatttttttttatgcaaaccAGTATTTTTGGTATACTGCATTATAATTTCGTGAAAACgaacaaataatttgttaaaaacaaatacccGTTctctttaatttgtaaataatttaggtTTTGTTTGACTTGTCTAACTGGCTAACAAGAAGAGTAATATgagctttataaataaatactttaggtacACAATCCACTGTCATATTAATGTTTAGTGAATTTTACGTTTTATCAATATGTTTATAAGGGCTATTTTTCAATTATACTTTTCAATACTATTGAGATGGCATTGGCTTAAATGAAATGCACACGGATTTCCGaagttaagtttaaataaaacaatttcgatattttttgtttttttttatttaattaaatattaacatacgtatacaataatatattatatcttgaTATCGATCCTAGTGCATAAAACTCCATACTTAAAATCTTCCCAATAGGCTTTAAGGCAGGGTTCATCTGACGGCAGGCAAAACGCCGCAACAATGAGACGCCTGCCCCGTACACGTTAATGATTGTATAAATGTAACTTGACGAGAGaggataaaactttttattatattaatttattttaacttatagCTCTCTATCTTCGGCGATATCGCGGCCAGTATGTGTTCTACCGTGTACGGggtatctgaaaataaaatagaatgttATCAGTCAAACGAATAGTCGTAACTTAGCAtctaattttatcttattattgtAGCCCACATTTTAAAAAGAGATTATATGATTTTTTAGTGAGATAGACTTCTTTATATCTAATTCACAGACAGCGTAAAGTGCaatcaaatacatatattttttaaacatagacTTGCACTTGAAGTCTCTTTACCAACTTATCCACCGAGGTCACATccgatttaaatattcaattgctGTTTAAAATAGTGTACTTTTGGGGAAAATATAGCTGGAGTCATTATAAGACGCTACATACACTAATTAAGGGGCAAGTAAGtataatcattttcttttagtCAACTTATgccaactgcattcaaacttgCAGTTTGTAGTCGGATTACATTTGACATTTGGTCTGTCTGTGTAGTGTTAGTAACTTACCTACAACTACCCATTCATTTTTAGGATACCCAAACTCTGTCCTGGCATCAGCGATTGCTTCATTGAGTGCATTTATTACGGCGACACTGAGAACTAAGGCTGGTTCACCAGTAGCTGTAAAATGAAATGAGTAACTGAGCAAATTTATCGAAAGTAGGTaagttttaacttaattttaattaacctcaccgtcgcgtctgctcatgattaagaaatCCCGATTGGTCCAAAATTAGTCTGGCGTTATTAAAATGAGCTATgcatataatttacttatacaaaatAAGATGTATTGGaaagatagaagatataagtattGGACATTTCTTTCTATTTAAATAGGGCATAGTTCTCTCCACTCTATTGCAATCCggttttcattttcaatatcttGACCTACATGGATCTTAGTTATCGTGCTAGATATACCTTGCTCATAAAACTGTCTTTTCCTCAACATGCAGGAAAATCGTCCTACTGAGTCGGCGTTCCAGTTGGTGCGTATTAACGTGGAAAATATTAAACGTACCTTTAGACCTCAAAACTCCAGCCGTATTAACAGAGTTTCTTCTAAACATGATTCTGAAGTCAACGGGAATGTCTTTAGCTCCTGGTGGCTTGTAAGTCCACGTTCGGTCTGTTAGCAGTCTGCCGGTATACTTGTCATACTTCAACTCTTCGGAAGTCCAAAGACCTACGCCCATTATGAAGGCACCTTcgatctaaaaaataaaatttggatgTAATGATAGAGATGAATTCGATCCTTTATGGATTTGGCCTTTTTTGTCCTGTTGAATCCTCGTAAACTCCCACTTTCTGGGGTAAGATAGTGGGTAGTGACTATTAATGGCTTAACAGTTAATCTGAACCGCCGTATAACGTCTCGTGTGTCATGCTTCCTGTAGATTTAGCCCACAAACCCCCACATACAATAAACAGAAAATagagtttttgttgttatacttATTGCTTGTCTCTTAAGTCTATGGTACTAGTTATAGGCAAAAGACTTTTCAGACCAGATTTCGGTCAAGCAGGTTTTGTCTCGACAAAAACTGGCACACATTCAAAAAACTATAGCGATAACTGGTCCCTTGATTTTACTCAATTTGAGtaatgaattttcttttcacCCCTCCGTGGGAAGCTCAGTTCCCGTCAAAACTTTATTGCAAGCTAGAAGTAATTAGGATCATTTTGGGgaagaaaaatgtaaaacaaagtCCATCCTACCTGTCCAACATCAATCTCCGGGCTCATGCTGACTCCAGTATCTTCGAGGAGATCAAGCCTCCTTATAACATGGTTGCCAGTCAAGACGTCCAGTTCTACTTCAGCTGCACATACGCCATACACATTGTAGCCGACCAGCCCGTCATTGGGTGACGTCATGTAGGAAGCTTGGAGGTTTATACCTAAAGGATTGGAAGATGGGATTTATCGAAGTACTGTAGTTATGGAGAAACTAGTCGCTTATATAAAAGCAGGCGCAGTTAGCAGAGCGCTGTGCACAAATGGTTGGAAAAATGTATCGCGCATCTgatgtattcaattattttaaacaattacgCACTTTACgtttatattttgcttttgaagTATTCTCGATTtcgaacaaaaagttttaaaatggaaccctattaggCTATAAGGAACATTAAATAAGTCGTGAACAAGAATGTGTGTTACCTTTCTCGTACGCATTTTTGATGACCTCCTCCCAAGTGGGTTCATTCAGATCCTTCTTCGCTGGTTCTAACCTCTTAGTCAGATCTTCACAAGCTTTTAGTGTCGCGTACGCTACAGAATCACTAGTTAAACTTCCATTGGATGCCATAGAATTTGGAGATACGAAACTATTGGCACCCCGCACTGTGATCTTCTCTAAAGGAACTTTTAAGGAGTATGCGCACACTTGAGCTATTTTCGTGTTGATACCTTGCCCCATCTCAATACCGCCGTGGGATATGGCTATAGTCCCATCTGCTTGATACACTGATATAGTTACGGGGTAGTTCCATGAGTAACCTATAGGATAGGACATTAAGGAGATCTTCAATCCTCGTTTTTTCCAAGCATTCTGTTGATTGTAATTAGCTATTTCGGTTTTTCGGTCATTAAACTCTGTGTCCATTTTGAATGACATTATCATGTCTCTTATGACGTCATGTTTTGGTGCTAGGTTTGTAAGTCTGACGTCGACGTGGTCCTTCCCCGTTATTTGTGAGATTCGCTCCATTATATGTTCGCTGAAAGACATACCCTCCGTTGTACCTGAAACAAACACGTTTATAAACATAACCTCAAGGGAACTCCGTTGTTAAGCTTTAATCTAATATTCACTTCCAACTGTACGGATAGGCGAGTATGCAAAGTGATGTGGATTCTATCCTCAcgttaggacaagcatttgtgtgatccacgaatgcgaGTCTGGGTGCATgtggtttgaatgtttgtggaaatcCCGCCACAAAGGTTAAACTAGTTTTAGGAATAAGAGTCacccacatttattttaatttatctttatgtattcAGCAGCCTCAAGACATTTTAAGGTTCCTGTAATACAAAGTATCTACTGTTTCAATTGTAACTTCTCACCAGGTGCCCTACACCAGGTCCCACTCGGCTTGTCAGTGAGCACGCTGTACCCGGTCACTTTGAACCGGTCGCTGCTGTAAAGGTTGGTGATTGACGTCACGATGTCTCCCGTCGAGTTGTCGTTGAAGCTACAGCCCCCGTCGGAGTAGTACGTCACGTTGAGGTACTGGATCAAGCCGTCATTGTTTACACCACACTAGATAAAACGATAAAAGCTTATCTCTGTTAAATTCTTTCGGTGAggtacatttttgtaataagacAATGTACCTACTCTATTCCGAGATTCAAatgaagattttgttttatatttgaagttgGTTCATTTCATTATCAAGCTTCATTTCGCTGTTCGCAATGATTGCTAGAACGGCAGTGTTTAAATGATATTCTTGAGATCAAGTTTATAAGTTCTGTGCATGgactttgtttaattaaacctatttacaatattttttaaatcagatAAGTAAGTACCTCGTAGGTAAACTGGCAGTTGGAGCGTTTGCCGATAGCCCTCATGTTATGCACAATAGGCATAGTAAGCGTCACGTTCCTGTTGAGCTTGTGAGTGACGAGTGCGCTGGCGCAGGCTATGAGTGAAGATCGCGACGCCTTGCCGCCATAGCCGCCGCCTAGACGGGAGACTTCCACAAGGACCCTGAAAAAAACAAGCTCATAATAAGTAGTTATATAACAacttatatataaaatgttatgttctaCGAAGAGATCCACTTGTTGTGGAACACCCCGCGACCAAGTGTCAAATTTTTTAGCTTGGGAATCTCTTAGAAAGAAATTTCAACTGTAGTTGGAGTGGCCCAATCATACAAAACAAGCTTGGCAGGACGTGAGCAAGTTGGTATACTGGTCAGTGACCCTGGCTGCTAAACAATATATCAATGGTTTGATTCCCACAAAGCCCAAAATCGGAGGAAAAGCATGGGTGCTGGTCCTGTATCTGGGTGATATAATTTCCCtgattaccaaaaaaaaaatgaaaacttttagaTTATTACGTACTTATTCTCGTCAATATTAAGTGCTCTGGCTACTGCAACATTAATGAGATCCATCCACTGAGTAGCAGACCGCACTAAGATTCCTTCTTCAGACACGTGCGTGGAACAGCTCTGGGTCTCCATCGTGTAGTGGTACTGTGAGGGTACGGAGAAGGTGCCTGTGAACGTATGCTGGATGTCCGTGCCTTTGTCCTTCGCTTCCACGTCGACTTCTTTACGGATCTGGTAAAACATGACGAAGGCATTAAAGTATACGTCTTTCAcaactttcatttaaaatttccaCAATTGTTGCAAAGCTCTTTTACCTAAGATGCAATAAAGTAGGTATTAAGTGTTGGgtatcatattttatgtaagatatattcaaactttaaaagtgAGTTCTTTTAAAGATTAAGAACAAAGACGCAATTTTGAGAAACAGTGTGTCGTTTTAACTTTCAAGCTAAAGCGGCCTTAACTTGCCAGAAAGTTCTCAACTCTTATATCCAGTGATAAATATGCATAAATGTAAGGTATAATAAGCTGTTATACATATTTAACGCAAATACCTACCCTTCTATCTTTATCAGGAGCTGTCAAAGCATCTTTGATATCCAGCACAGGTTTCTCATCCTTCTTCTTGTATTTAACTTTGACCAGCTCGGCAGCAGTCAGAGCCAGACTAGCTGACGTTGCTGCCACTACTCCTATAGGCTGGCCGTGGTATAGAATGTTCTTTGACGCGAAGATTTCCTCATCTTCAACTATCCAAGGCACGGCTGTTGAAGTGAAGGAGTTTCTTCCGGGAATGTCTTTTGATGAGAAGAATGCGATGACGCCTGGAATTTTCTGTGGGCATGGGGAAAGGTTCTTCAATCTTTTGTTGTTTAAGAGTAAGAATCACTAACgaagatttttaaattcatttaaatcttGCTAAGAAATTATTCCAAAAGAACGATCTTGTGGGTAggtacataaatttaatttaaagaccACACTGTAAAATGGAATACGAGCAACCTTTTTACTTGTTGTCAAGAAGAACAGAAAAAATGTACCTATGAGCAAATCTCTCGTCACTTATTCATTAATGTACCACTAAACATCTTTCCTACGCTCTTACCAGAGCCGCAGTAGCATCTATCTCCAATATTTCGGCACGACACACGTCGGACAGCACGAAAGCGACGTGAACGCCGCGCGCGCCGAGATTTACATCACAAGAGTAGGTAGCCTCTCCTGCACACTGGAAATCAAAAGTAAACACTGGTATAGACAGATTTTTCTTAGTATCAAAATACTCTTTTACTTAGACAGCACTGCATTTGGCAATCTGgatccaaaaacaaaagacatcgAACGAAGTTACCTATTTATTTGTACCTGCCAGTACATGAGTTCCAACTTGCTAAGCGACGAATTGAACTCAGCGCCACAGAAAGTACTCATGTCAAGCCAGCCAACatgacaattaaataatttctgttCTTCTCTTTACCTGGGAAAGCGCCTCCAGTTTCGGCACAGGTTGGTTGAGAGGCCACAGCGTCTTGTCAGTCTCGTAGGTCTGCGTGCCGCGGGAGATAGGTCTTGAGAGCGGGATACCACCGGACTTGTATCGCGGGCTCGCGTCAGGATAAAGGGATAGAACTGCCTGAAAATACAATCAATATTTAAAGCACTTTTGGGAAATAGTCTTCTGAAATGGATTTCTGGTCAGTTTGGTTTAAATCTGAGTAGGTAAGACTATACGGTAAAAAAGAGtagataaattaatgttacacATCCATAGTTTAGGTTAAGCATCTTTATTAATACAAGCCCCTTATTTTCACTACATGACTATGAGAAATACCGAGATCAGATATACTTAACGACATTTCATAATCCTCCCTTGCCTGCTATATAAATGGTTTTTAGATATCCAAAttcaatgataattatttttttcaaaataattgcaaCAATTTGTGTTACAGATAAACATTTACCTTATAAAACAAACCCAAGGCCAAGGTCTTCCTGCAAAGAGGCGATGGTTCTGGTGGGACGTCCACAGGATCTATTTCCTCGTTCAGTTTCTTTAAAGCTTTTAACAAGACTTCGTTACAGAACAAATTCTGTCCACCGAGCAGTTTCTCAGTTTGAGATGCTCTCACGAAGGTAGAGCTGATGTTTCCGTAGACAATGTTCGCAGATTTGATCAAGTTTGCTGTATCCATTTTGAAAAGGAAACCCGCGTTGACTATTGCGTGTGCGTTTTGCGCACGAGGCATGATCTGGAAACGAtgacaataaaaacattactcACGTTCAGGGGACTGGTTAAGTGACTGCTCCGTTACTACAGTAAGGTTATTACCATACCCGCGTTGAACAAGAATTTGTCTGATCCACGGACGTTTGCTCCGAGTATGGGTGTCTTCTTTGCTTGTTgcatctgacttgaatgttggtGAAACCCCGGACGCAAGGATTCAATTAATTACAGCGGGATTACTAAGTTACAAAAGAGTAATAATATACTAACCTTATACGTTTTAACGTGGCTGCTAGTCGATAATGGCGGTAGTTTTACATCAGATATTAATTTGTCCTTCAGGTCAGCATTCATAAAGTCTTTGATTTTCATTTCTACCTTACTTAGGTCACTGTTCActgtaaaacattaataataattataaaaggcTTATTTTCAAGCAATATGACACAGAAGTCTAGATAAAAAAGTACTTGTAAAACATTTACGTCATTTTGAAGCAGGTCAGGTATTCAAGTTGATGAATAAAACTTACTGATAGTAACTGTTGCTCCAACAGtttcaaatatcaaaaataaatctgacGGAAAgactttgttttgattttttaaagcCAAGTTGCCGCCGATTGTCCCCACCtgtaacaaaattttaagtagATTTCAACGTTTGCATATAATTCAAGTCAATTGGAATTTTTAACAGTCAAGGATAAGCTCGTTTTCGGAATGCACATTCTCGGGTGTGCAGCTTCAGGGTTCTTTTTAGCATGAGTCATCAGGCTCAACCAAATTAAATAGCGAAAAGCCTTCGGTAACCCTTCAACAGTTCATATCCCTCACGATATACTTGTCTGCCACTTAGGGATTTTTTTAAcgtcttaaaaacaatgaatactTACATTCCGAACAGGCACATGCGCAACTAAATCCAAGTGGCTATATAGTGTTCCCAAATAGCTGAAGTCTGCATTCTTTTTGCTCCAGTCCTTGAATGTTTTCATGACGTCAGTGATTGTCATGCCAGCACCAAGGATCAGGTTTTCATCAGACTGCGTCAGTTTTAGGCTCTCGATCGATGATATGTCTATGATCGTCTTTGCTTCCACGTTTATTGGGTATACACCTGAAAAGGAATAGTTGTTGTAATCGGGATAGATTTTACTCATGTTTtatagattaaataattaagtattttcttaggtttacgcgaatgttagacattgaaatgaatctacttttacggattttatcgcggtttaatatttgattttcgttcccgacgtttcgactcctttgcaggtatcatggtcacgggcagactgagatggtgttcgtcttgacagaagatgttgctcgttctaccttcatattttaattaattatttgtggtccgacctacgcagtatgagctcactgcgtcatgatgtcttgcagcgctgctcttgggtttagccttgagtttttgtattattgggtcccaagtaggtgaaatcttccagccatcttctctattgaaattagggtgttttttaatctcaatagcctcgcgaaacaatctaggtaggaatttgggttctttagcgaggatctgtggttgatcaaatctaatataatggctggagccttcagcatgttcggcgactgcagacttcattgcgcggcggtgtttgacgtcagctatgtgttcttttacgctggtccctatgcttcgtttagtttgaccgatgtaagagaggccgcaggcGAAACGTCGGGgactaaaatcaaatattaaaccgcgataaaatccgtaaaagtagtaaaataattaaattaaaatgtaccttTGCCAGTGTTTCCTGATACAAGTCTATAATTGTCGGTACCCTCACGCGCCAATACCTAAAAACACACACaatgtataaaattacaaaattcggATCAGATTTTTAATTAGCCTTATTTATAGCACTTACTGAATCATCTTTATcaacattaattacttttattcgCAGTTTTTGTGTTGATAAAATCGATTTATTGAGGCTGTTCGACTCACCACTTAGCTGCTTTCTCGTTTTTGCTTGACGCCTTTTAGGTCTAAATCTATTAGTTGCGAGGAGCCAGTGCAGATAATTCGTATCTCATTTCCACTACTTTATAATCgattcttatttcaaataaatacactttacCTTAAACACGTCTTGTACAGTATACGCCTTGAACCACTTTCCTCCAACCAATGCTAGCTCCTTCAGCGAACCTTGATTGTCTTCTATGAGGCACCACTCGTCTTCTGACCTGCTGCATTTGCGATTGCATTTCTTTGCACATTTGGTAATGTGTAGGTCTTCTAAGTCCTGAAAAATGTTGTATGCTAATGACTTGATCTTTGGTCATTGTGCGAGCAAACTCAATTTCCAAGTACTCATCGAATTATGAAGTTTTCACCGCCCATTTAATGCTTTATAGAAATTCGTAAGTTCTAATGATTGGTCTATTGACGGTCAGCTCTAAAACTCTAAATTCTCGGGGCCTTTTGACACTACTAAAAATAAGACAGGGTTACAGAAAAGCAGTTTCATGAATTctcttaagaaaaatgtatgttgctTAAaatatgcaacggtttactcatgtgTATTAATTGGACCTGCCCGACTTATTTTGGCTGTGACTTGCATGGCTTCTTCTTCTTTGGTCACCAAAGCTActtagtataatattaatatatttcaccTGTAATTTATCCTGCAGCTCAGGATCCGTATCAGTAGCGAAACTCTTGAAAGCGTCCAAGATAGGTCTGTAACCGGTACACCGACACATGTTACCGCCAAATGAGTTTTCCACTTGTTGCGTAGTAAGCTTCTTGTTAGACTTCTCAAGACTGGAAGAGAAGATAACATTTAACTGGAGTCTAGTTTGTTGgaaatgagttttaattataacaacaaaactatTCTTCTAAAATAGAATGTGAAAACTATACACAAAATGTTCGGGTTTGCTCTGGGAGCATATCACCACTTTATTATGTAAGGCTATTAAGTTCGTTGAAAGTATCTGCTTAATGCTTATAGCATGTAGCGCTCTTTCTTCAGCAGTCTGAAGAAGTGTTAGGTGGCAATCTGGTCTATAATTCAtcaattttctactttttttaaagattcccGTATTAAGAAACTTAATCCTTGggtaggtttcacaaacattcaagtcacattcacgtATCGACGCCCTTTGAAGACGTTACGTAAGTGTCactttgtttatattgttatttagataTTGCGAAAATTACCTGTACATATTCATAACCCAACCAGGCGTGCAGTACCCGCACTGCGTACCATTGAACATGGCGAGGCGGTTCTGTATAGAGTGGTAGCCTGTTCTCCTGTTCCCGATACCTTCCACCGTTGTGATATCCCATTCGTGGCATGATAGGACTTGGACCAGGCACTGGAAACAAAAGAATCATAGTTCAGGAAAATGTAAGCTGGAACTAAGTTCAAGACAATTGAACGCGGTTATAAAGGAACGTTGAGCATTAAGAGGACATTGAGAGCAGCTACAAGCGctatttataaacttactttATTTAGGACTTAGAGCAATTGTAATAGGTAtccaataaaaatcaaagaaagagagtttaataatttccttaatGTTATATTGTTCCTATGAATccatattttgttttgcataGAACTTTAGATCATCAAATGCTGTTACTCATTTAAATCTCCATTCGTTTTGCGGCAAAGCCCATAGTAAGGCgaaatttttgtattgaagttGGCTCtcctttttacttttatgattGATGGTTGTGTCATCAATAGTTTATAAGTTATCTAAATTCCCAGTTAATTGTCAATTCATTCTTACACCTTGGGACTTAAACTCTGGTCACGTTTTTTGTTAATCTGTTTGCTTGCAATGGTTTTTTAACACCAAAGACCGTTttctgttatttgttttttcttgtacGACAatagtttaagtttaaaagaaagTGACAGATTGGAAAGTAACATCTACAGGGCCGTTATAACACCTAAAGAATAGAATTGTTAAAGATGTGGAAGAAAGATGCCGTCTTACACCTTGTAGAGTACCTAGTGGAAAAAACATAGCCAGACCAATAAACACCTATTCGTCTATGTAAGTAATATGCACGCCATTTTGTGAAAATGCCCGTGAAACTATAAGTAAGAAGTATATTATGGACCTTGACATTGTAATATTAAAGACCGCAAAAAAACCGAGACTGGTAGATTCTATTGAGAAACCCTTGGCAAAGTTCCAGTTCTTACAACAAAGAACTGCTTGACTCTCTAAAGTAGCGTTTTTATAGAATTCCAACAACGTATGAATAGCCGATAGAACTTATAATAAGGAAtccaaaaatcaaaatgaactacgatttatttatttagccatTTTTCTCCCGCGGCTTCCGAATGCATTTCAGTTTTATCTGACAACTCTTAAATACCCATCTCCTAacgcaattaattaaaaagtaaaaaaaactttgaaattattaacTAACATACATGCAATCGAAGACACAGACAAACTGTCGCCTTAAAATTAGTCTGATCCTCGTAAattaaacg containing:
- the LOC113503882 gene encoding xanthine dehydrogenase-like: MDRINFTVNGDHYSLSGTEVSAQTSLNEYLRGHLQLYGTKAMCHEGGCGACVVSVSQVHPVTKEKHVFAVNSCLVQVLSCHEWDITTVEGIGNRRTGYHSIQNRLAMFNGTQCGYCTPGWVMNMYSLEKSNKKLTTQQVENSFGGNMCRCTGYRPILDAFKSFATDTDPELQDKLQDLEDLHITKCAKKCNRKCSRSEDEWCLIEDNQGSLKELALVGGKWFKAYTVQDVFKVLAREGTDNYRLVSGNTGKGVYPINVEAKTIIDISSIESLKLTQSDENLILGAGMTITDVMKTFKDWSKKNADFSYLGTLYSHLDLVAHVPVRNVGTIGGNLALKNQNKVFPSDLFLIFETVGATVTIMNSDLSKVEMKIKDFMNADLKDKLISDVKLPPLSTSSHVKTYKIMPRAQNAHAIVNAGFLFKMDTANLIKSANIVYGNISSTFVRASQTEKLLGGQNLFCNEVLLKALKKLNEEIDPVDVPPEPSPLCRKTLALGLFYKAVLSLYPDASPRYKSGGIPLSRPISRGTQTYETDKTLWPLNQPVPKLEALSQCAGEATYSCDVNLGARGVHVAFVLSDVCRAEILEIDATAALKIPGVIAFFSSKDIPGRNSFTSTAVPWIVEDEEIFASKNILYHGQPIGVVAATSASLALTAAELVKVKYKKKDEKPVLDIKDALTAPDKDRRIRKEVDVEAKDKGTDIQHTFTGTFSVPSQYHYTMETQSCSTHVSEEGILVRSATQWMDLINVAVARALNIDENKVLVEVSRLGGGYGGKASRSSLIACASALVTHKLNRNVTLTMPIVHNMRAIGKRSNCQFTYECGVNNDGLIQYLNVTYYSDGGCSFNDNSTGDIVTSITNLYSSDRFKVTGYSVLTDKPSGTWCRAPGTTEGMSFSEHIMERISQITGKDHVDVRLTNLAPKHDVIRDMIMSFKMDTEFNDRKTEIANYNQQNAWKKRGLKISLMSYPIGYSWNYPVTISVYQADGTIAISHGGIEMGQGINTKIAQVCAYSLKVPLEKITVRGANSFVSPNSMASNGSLTSDSVAYATLKACEDLTKRLEPAKKDLNEPTWEEVIKNAYEKGINLQASYMTSPNDGLVGYNVYGVCAAEVELDVLTGNHVIRRLDLLEDTGVSMSPEIDVGQIEGAFIMGVGLWTSEELKYDKYTGRLLTDRTWTYKPPGAKDIPVDFRIMFRRNSVNTAGVLRSKATGEPALVLSVAVINALNEAIADARTEFGYPKNEWVVVDTPYTVEHILAAISPKIESYKLK